A genomic window from Salvia splendens isolate huo1 chromosome 11, SspV2, whole genome shotgun sequence includes:
- the LOC121753799 gene encoding WD repeat-containing protein LWD1-like, translated as MGAISDPNQDGSDEQQRRPEIYTYEAPWHIYAMNWSFRKDKKYRLAISSLLEQYPNRVEIVQLDDSTGEIRPDPALSFDHPYPPTKLIFVPDKDCQRPDLLASSSDFLRLWQISDSDPSRRVELKSLLNNNRNSEFSGPLTSFDWNEAEPRRIGTSSIDTTCTIWDIEKEVVDTQLIAHDKEVYDIAWGGVGVFASVSADGTVRVFDLRDKEHSTIIYESSEPDTPLVRLGWNKQDPRYMATILMDSSKVVVLDIRFPTLPVVELQRHQAGVNAIAWAPHSSCHICTAGDDSQALIWDLSSMGQPVEGGLDPILAYTAGAEIEQLQWSYSQPDWVAIAFSNKLQILRL; from the exons ATGGGTGCAATCAGCGACCCGAACCAAGACGGCTCCGACGAGCAGCAGCGCCGCCCGGAGATCTACACGTACGAAGCCCCATGGCACATCTACGCCATGAACTGGAGCTTCCGCAAAGACAAGAAATACCGCCTCGCCATCTCCAGCCTCCTCGAGCAGTACCCTAACCGCGTCGAAATCGTCCAGCTCGACGACTCCACCGGCGAGAtccgccccgaccccgccctctCCTTCGACCACCCCTACCCTCCGACCAAGCTCATCTTCGTCCCCGACAAGGACTGCCAGCGCCCCGATCTCCTCGCCTCCTCCTCCGATTTCCTCCGCCTCTGGCAAATCTCCGATTCCGACCCCTCCCGCCGCGTCGAGCTCAAGAGCCTCCTCAACAACAACCGCAACAGCGAGTTCTCCGGTCCGTTGACCTCCTTTGACTGGAACGAAGCCGAGCCGCGCCGGATTGGAACCTCCAGCATCGACACCACCTGCACGATTTGGGACATCGAGAAGGAGGTTGTAGATACGCAGCTAATCGCGCACGATAAGGAGGTCTACGACATCGCGTGGGGCGGCGTTGGCGTTTTCGCGTCAGTCTCCGCCGACGGCACGGTTAGGGTTTTCGATCTCCGCGATAAGGAGCATTCGACTATAATTTACGAGAGCTCCGAGCCGGACACGCCGCTGGTGCGGCTCGGGTGGAATAAGCAGGATCCTAGATACATGGCGACCATCTTAATGGACAGTAGCAAGGTCGTGGTGTTGGATATTCGCTTCCCGACGCTGCCGGTTGTGGAGCTGCAGCGGCATCAGGCCGGTGTGAATGCGATTGCGTGGGCTCCGCATAGCTCCTGCCACATTTGCACCGCGGGGGATGATTCACAGGCTTTGATTTGGGACCTCTCGTCGATGGGGCAGCCAGTGGAGGGCGGTTTGGACCCGATTCTGGCTTACACTGCCGGGGCGGAGATTGAGCAGCTGCAGTGGTCGTATTCGCAGCCTGACTGGGTGGCGATTGCGTTTTCGAACAAGCTACAGATTCTGAGG TTATAA
- the LOC121754146 gene encoding uncharacterized protein LOC121754146, whose protein sequence is MACYVPFNSRNLDISFFILRPTIVCADSLIDALKQFSSYTDGLGCVHSSIFTSIHGSMIVWYGAWMKRSDENKQLLIAALISVLTNLVESMAILIDHSFFEAYAGESRDGSPAAKFFTGDVVAMSSAILSGECESNALSCAYAFLAIFKDQFLKMEGAAAGVCFKSKTMPKIVGLVVWKSLHSFYTYVLASDFRNRILPYFDGFAVDIKYDVFRVAYVSAQNGLDQPLQGGLQT, encoded by the exons ATGGCATGTTATGTTCCTTTTAACAGCAGAAATTTGGACATAAGCTTCTTCATATTAAGACCAACAATTGTTTGCGCAGATTCTCTTATTGATGCTCTGAAGCAGTTTTCTTCATACACTGACGGCCTTGGCTGTGTTCATAGTTCTATATTTACTAGTATTCATGGGAGCATG ATTGTATGGTATGGGGCTTGGATGAAGAGGAGTGATGAGAACAAGCAACTCCTAATTGCTGCCCTT ATTTCGGTCCTAACAAATTTGGTCGAAAGCATGGCCATATTAATCGACCACAGCTTCTTCGAAGCATACGCGGGAGAATCGAGAGACGGCTCTCCGGCGGCCAAGTTCTTCACCGGCGACGTGGTGGCGATGAGCTCGGCCATCCTGTCCGGCGAGTGCGAATCCAACGCGTTGAGCTGTGCATACGCATTTCTAGCCATATTTAAAGACCAGTTTCTCAAAATGGAAGGCGCGGCGGCCGGCGTTTGCTTCAAGTCGAAAACCATGCCGAAAATAGTAGGCCTTGTGGTGTGGAAGTCACTGCACTCGTTCTACACGTACGTTTTAGCCTCGGATTTTCGAAACCGAATCCTTCCTTATTTTGATGGATTTGCGGTCGACATCAAGTATGATGTTTTTCGTGTGGCTTATGTTAGTGCTCAAAATGGCCTCGATCAACCACTCCAAGGTGGATTACAGACATGA